ACTTACCTTTGTCGCCGGATACGCCAGCCCTTCTCGGGATCGACTTCGCCGGAACGGTTGGCGGAGTGGCCCATGTCGCGCTGCAACTGGCAAAACACCGGAGTGTAGAAGACTACTCGACCGGTGAGGTTTAACCCATGATCCTTTCCCCTACCAAAGCTTAATCGTCCGCCAAGAAACGTGTAACGAAGTCAATGACCGAAAAGGGGGAACCCTGACCGGCATCGACATGCACCAGCGAGGCTGGGTGTTTGCGCAGCGCATTTGCCCCGAGCCAATCGTCCGCGGAAAGGAACGGCCACACGCTGGCCCGTTCATTTTCTTTCACTGATATTAATACTGCCGTCTTGCCCATATCTATTGAGATTCCCTATGAAAGTTCTAATTGTTCACGCTCACCATGAGCCACAAAGTTTTTCGTCGTCGCTTGCAAAACGCGCTAAGGAGAAACTTCTTTCGCTCGGTCACGAAGTCACCTTCAGCGATCTGTACGCGTTGAAATTTGATCCCGTCTCGGACCGCCGCAACTTCACGACGACCAAGGACTCCGGTTATCTCAAGCAACAGGCCGAAGAAGTTCACGCAACCGAAAACGATGGGTTCGCTCCTGACGTGGAAGCTGAGATGCAAAAGCTCGAAGCTGCCGACGCAGTCATCTTCAGCTTTCCACTTTGGTGGTTTAGGATGCCCGCCATTTTGAAAGGTTGGGCCGACCGCGTTTTGGCAGCTGGGCGAATTTACGGTGGTCCCAAGTTGTTCGAAGGCGGCATTGGCGGAGGTATCAAGCGCGGTCTAGTCCTAATGACGACCGGCGGGGGTGAAGCGACGTATGGTGGCTGGGGAGTGAACCCAGCACTCGATCGAATGATGACACCTATTCAGCACGGCATTTTTTGGTTCAACGGGTTTCGTCCACTGGATCCCTTCGTTGCCTGGTCACCCGCTCACATCGGCGATGAGGGCCGCCGAGAGCAATTGCAGGAACTTGATCGAAGGATGGAGTCGCTTTTCGATGAAGCTCTGTTGACGCTCCCGCCCCTTGCGGATTTTCCTCGCTTTAGCGTCAATACGAAAAACCGATTTCAGGTGGTCGTTCGATTCGTCAAACCATTCGACGAGGAATTTCATCGACTGGTACCCGCCGAACACAAAATGATCGACGAATGGCGACGCGATGGACGGCTGCTCGAGTTTGCTCGTTCGGAAATGGACGATCCGAATCCGCGAGTCTTCATGACGTTGCGTGCGACCGACGCTGCGGAGGTCCAGGACTGGTTCGGACAACTGCCGTTAGCAGACTACCTTGAGACTGAAGTCACCAAGCTTCATAAGCCCGTATAGCGACACGTTGCAAACGAAAAATATTGCATCTGGCACGAAAGCCGCGCCGAAAGATGCGTAAGGTTGATGGCGGATTGCTACGTCTCAGTTTATCCAGCCATCATTTTTCAGAACTTGACATTTACACGAGTGAATTTGATGCAACCCACGATCGATCCGTTTCCTTGACACCAAAGGCTGCCAACGAACATACTCTCGGGACTTAACGAGGTCGTCCTATCCGGTCGGTATAACGGATACTATCTTTGACGGCCAATTACCACTTTCAATCTGCATTGACCTGTTACAGGAAACATAGAAAGAGAACTCTGAATGCCTCAACGACGAATGGATCTGTACTTCCCCAATTTGAACGCCGCTTGCGAGGACGTTCGTCACTTGCGTCAAGTTGGCAATGAGTTGACCGAGCAATGGAGTCTTGCCCAGATTCTCGACCACCTGAATCTTTCGTTGCAGATGACGCTCACCGGTGCTGAGTTCACGTTCCCTGTTCTTTTGCGGCCACTGTTTCGAGTGATGTTCAGCCGCACGTTGCGTGTTGGGAAGCCGTCGAAATTGCGTGGAAAGGCTCCAAAGGAGATCCAGCCCTCCGCAAATCTTGATGAAGATTCCTGTGCAAATCGCTTTTATCAACTTTGCGATACCCTAATGCAGCCCGACACCAAATTCGTTGAGACCTATCCGATGCTCGGGCGGTTAAACCGGGAGCAGTGGCTTCAATTGCAACAGTGGCACTGCGCTCATCATTTGAGTTTTGCAGTGCCCCACGTATCTCGTTCAAAAACCGTCTAATCACCATCAATAATCGTGTCGACCAATTTGGTGTGAATGCGAAGTTTGACGCGGAAAGGGAAAGGTTGCGGAGTGTCCGCCTCACATCGGGGCTATTCGCAGCCGCGGCCGACAATCCATCGGCCCGCGACCAATGTTTGATGTTGTCGAGCGTCGTGTTGGCTGCGTCGTACTTGGCTCGAATTCGCGAATAGAAGGGCTGCCGGGGCGAGCGTCCTGGCGTGGATGAGGAGCGAGAAGCTCCGCTGCGCCATGCTTGCTCGATTATCCCTGACGAACGCTTCAACATCCGTGTTGATAGGGAATCGTGGATTCAAGACTGAAAGATTGTTGCGACAGAAAATTTTGCAGGCCGAGAAGCGAGTGCTCTATTTTTCGGTTTTCATATTTCTGTCAATCATTTTCCTGTTCGCAATTCCGTCACGCGTCGCTCATTCGCGATGATCAGAGTGATTCGCGGGCAGACGCTTAGCTGCAGTGTTCGCCACGAGTCAGGCGAAGTTTTATGCATCGGAGTGCTCGTATTGTGGACTTGATCGCGATGGGGAGTGCGAAGTGATGCCAGGTGAGAGGTGTCGGCTGGGAGCCGGATGCGCCAGTCCGGTCCTGAGAGGGTTCGGTGATCAATTGGACAAGGATCAAATATTGTGACACCACAAGGAGAAATCTGTGGCAAACCGTGAACACAAAGCGTATCCTAACATCCGAGAGACTCCGTTCTACTCGCCCGAAGGACGCTAGCTGAGCGATTTGGCTGTTAGAAACTTTTTCGCACGTTCTCGGTTACGCGGTCGCTACCGAACTAATGTAGTCGCAATCTAACAACTAAATATCTCACCTGTAAGTACCTTGTTCCAATGTTAAACATCGCAATGGGAGTTGCTTTAATTGCTCTGGTTCTATACTTACAAATATCTCGGGGGATGTACCGAACGGTGAAGAAAAACGCCAATGAGATGAACAGTGAACTCGATTTAGATTCCATGAACAGTGAACTGGAGTCGGACTTTCTGCTTTGGAAAGCGGCGTTTCGTGATGAATTGAGAACACATCTTGCGGCATTGCAATGCGACAATGACTTGTTTGGCTTTGCTCTGGAACCTGCAGAAGATCTCGGAAATCTACATTTTATCACTTGCGTTGGACGTGAATCTACTCATGAAGACAGAGACTCATTGACCCAGAGATTTACTCACGTCGAGTGGAGCGGGTTTCTTCCGCCAAACGAGTTTGAAAAATCGCTCCAATATCTTGAGGCAATCGGCAAGAAGTATCACGACCTGCTCATCGATTCAGCTACTAGTCAATACACTGAGGCTGGAGAAAACTTTCGAGAACGCTGGTATTCAGAAATCCTTAAAGTAATGCTCGAATGCGATAGGCAAGGCGAATTCGGTAACATCTGGTTTAAGATCATTACCTTTTCGGATTTCTATCATTCAATTCAAGTTCGATCTTTTCTTCGTCTCAATTGCAACAGGACATTTGCGACGAGATGTTCCTGGTTAGTTTTGAAAAGGCTAGGGTATTTCATTGGGAAAATAATTCGGAGTGCGTCAAGTCGCGTTCTAAGAATAATCGGCAACGAAAACCCGGGGTAATCATGCCGTGAACCGGAGCGGCCGATAAGGCGATTTTGAATAACAATGTTTTCAGGCGGCAGCCCGGTTCACGGCATCTACCCACGACGTGCACCGCGCATCCGG
This genomic stretch from Novipirellula caenicola harbors:
- a CDS encoding muconolactone Delta-isomerase family protein codes for the protein MKVLIVHAHHEPQSFSSSLAKRAKEKLLSLGHEVTFSDLYALKFDPVSDRRNFTTTKDSGYLKQQAEEVHATENDGFAPDVEAEMQKLEAADAVIFSFPLWWFRMPAILKGWADRVLAAGRIYGGPKLFEGGIGGGIKRGLVLMTTGGGEATYGGWGVNPALDRMMTPIQHGIFWFNGFRPLDPFVAWSPAHIGDEGRREQLQELDRRMESLFDEALLTLPPLADFPRFSVNTKNRFQVVVRFVKPFDEEFHRLVPAEHKMIDEWRRDGRLLEFARSEMDDPNPRVFMTLRATDAAEVQDWFGQLPLADYLETEVTKLHKPV
- a CDS encoding DUF1569 domain-containing protein; translated protein: MDLYFPNLNAACEDVRHLRQVGNELTEQWSLAQILDHLNLSLQMTLTGAEFTFPVLLRPLFRVMFSRTLRVGKPSKLRGKAPKEIQPSANLDEDSCANRFYQLCDTLMQPDTKFVETYPMLGRLNREQWLQLQQWHCAHHLSFAVPHVSRSKTV